AGAAGACCTTACAGAGGTTGTGACACCTAACGATCCCGATGGCACTACGCCGGAGGAAGATGTTGATACTACCAATCCTGATGCCAGTTTACCTTGTGATTTTGATTTAAACAACTTACAGCCCAACCAAACCGTTATTATTAACTGTACTATGGATTTAGGTGGTGCTACCATCAACGTACCCTCTAGTGTTACTATTGTGTATGAAGGCGGCGATATTATAAACGGTACGCTTAATTTTTTGGATAACGCCACGATTTCTGGTGAACTTTTAAACAGTACCTTAACCATGGGTGGGGCCAAGCCTCAACTAAAAGACCCTGCTTTTGAATTTAACCCCAAACGTTGGGGAATTGTTGAAGGTGAAACGACTTCAGCAATTGCTTTAAAGAATAGAGATATTTTAGAATCTATGATGGTTCGTGTGAAAGACATGGGTGTTACTACTTTTAAAATAGATAAAATGGATGCTTATTTTGAAGTGAGTAAAGTAACTAGTACCACAACTAATCAAAATTTTTATCCAAGTATTGAAGCTATAAATATACCTTCTGATTTTAATTTGTTTTTGACAGATAACACACATCTTAGAACTTATCCAAATAATGCAAGTGATGGTAGGTTAATAGCTTTTAGAGATGTTTCTAATTCTTCAATAAAAGGAGGTAATCTTCATGGAGATCGCGATGAACACGACTATTCTAATCATAGTAAAGGCGAAGGCGGTAATCATATAATGGAAGTTCATGGATCTAATAATATACTTATTGATAATGTAAATATGCAAATGGGATCTAAAGGAGGGTTATTTATAAATTCTATTAACTTTACTTTCCAACCAGATTATATTCCCTCACATCATGTTACAATAAAAAATTGTGTTTTTAAAGATAATAGGAGGATGTCAGTAGCCTTAACCGATGGTAATAATATATTATTTGAAAATAATCAATTTATTGACACAGCATTAGATAGACCAAATTCAGATGGAGGAGTTGTAGGTTTTGCAGTTAATATTGAAGCTGTAAGAACAAGGGATGAAATAACAGGTGCTCTTATTTTATATGAAAGAGTATATGATGTTGTATTTAGAGGAAACTCCGAAACAGGAAGTAGAGTGGGAGGATTGAATATTTATACTGGAGAAAATGTTATAGTTGAAAATAATGAATTTGAAAATAAAGTTAATTGGAGTTACGCTTCAAGTGCTAGAATAAGAAATAATACATTTAAAGCATCTACAAAATCTAAAGTTTTTCCTGCTATTAATGCAGGGGGAAGTGGTGATACTGTTTTTGATAATCAAATTTCAGGAAATAATATATCAGGATATGATATTGGGATTTCTGCTTATCATAAAAATGTTAAAATATTTGAGAATAATATTGAAAATTGCTTAACAGGGATTCAATTAAAATCCATAAGTGATTCAGAAATATATAATAATAATATATTTAGCAATGTTCCATCAAGCAGAGGCATTATGATTCACTATACTAATGCAAATAATATAAATATATATAAAAATAAAATATCCACAATTACAGACAATCTGTTTATAGATACATTAAACCAAGAAGTTGGACAAGAAAACTATACGGTTAGCCTTTTCGAAAATGAATGTATTTCTAACGCCTCAGTTACATTAAGTCAAGCAAAGGGTGTTGTTTTTGAAAATAATACATCAAATGGAAAACTTCAATTAACAAACACTAAAGAAATTAAAATAGTAAATAATATTATCAAGTCATTAAATACTCATGGGATTTTGCTAATGGGTGAAAATTTTAATGTACACATAGAAGCAAATTCAATATTTTATCCAGAAAACACTCGTTTTCAATGTATTTACATTGCGAGTACTAATATTATTAATGAGATATTTCAAGATTCTAATTCTTGTAATTAATTTTCATATTCCCCCAGTTGAAGCATTATATATAATGACTTCAACTGGGTTATTTTTTTAAATTATTTTTAACTAATCTAAACTTTCCACTTTTTTCTACTGGAATTTGATTCACATAATTTATTTCAACACCAATTTTTTCTCCAACGCGGTCTCTTAAATTTTTTAAAAATGTTTGTTCATCTTTAATTGAAAAAACATTGTCATCTTTTTCAATTAAAACTAAAAGCTGCTTGATAGAGTCTTGTTGTATTTGAAATTTAACGATTCCTTGTACGCCTTTTAAACAATTAGAAATATTTCCTAAATTGATTTTTCCTATTTCTTCTGAAAAAATATAATCAGAAACACGACCTGAAATTTCTTTAACTAATGGATTGTTATTACCGCAAGAACAGCACCCATCTTGTAATTCAATCTGATCTCCTATATCATATCTTATGAGAGGTGTACCATGTGTGTTAAAACTAGTAACAACTAATCTGCCTTTTCTACTAGGTTTGTTCTCTGAATTGAGAACTTCAAATACGCCACTTTGCAATTCTAAATGCAAATTTTTATTTACACATTCTAAGATAAATGGAGCACCTTCTGAAGATGCATATTGATTGTAAATGTTAGTCTTAAAATACCCTTCAATGACATTACGAATATCAGGAGTTATTGTTTCTGCTGTAGGGAAAATTGCTTTAATTATATTGGAAGGAAATATTATTTGATTATTAATGCCATATTTTGCAATTTCATACATGGTTGAAGGAAATCCTACCATATACTCTGGCTTATAAGAAATTAAGTTCTTAAGATAAAAATCTAAATATTTACTATGAATATGGAATGTGGAATAATATCTAACATTATAAAAATAATCTGTTTTCCAAAATCTATTCTTCTTTATGTCTTTTGAATTTAAAAGGTTTTTTCCACTAAACCAAGCCGTTTTCTTTCCAAGTTTATAACCAAAGCCACTTCTGAAATTATCTAAGATTGCAAATCTCTCCTGTACGTCAGACGACGTATAAATTACCTCAAGAGACTTTCCAGTTGTACCTCCTGTTTTAGCTGTATGTCCATCTTCCTTCTTAATCGTATATACTTCATCAATATTTTTTCTTAATGTCTCTTTATCCATTATAGGAAGTTCATCAATTCTGTCTAAACTATCTGGAATTTCTACTGTATTTAATGTTTTTTTGTAATATTTAGAATTTTCCATTGTATAATGAATGAGTTCCTTATATTTTTGAGACTGTACAGTTATCAACTCACCTAATGTTAGGTCTTTGTTGTTAAAATAGCGGTTTTTGTATTCTTTGTATTTACCAGAATATCTTTCTTTATAAGCTAAAATATTAAAAATAGACACTATGCCATTTTGTATAAAATGCGGGGACTTTGCGTAAATTATATCTTTTAAATTTTTCATATTATTTATCTGTTTTCAAATAAAAATCTTCCAATAAATTTGTATTCATATGAATGTCATATCCATTTTTTTCAATTAAATCAAAATTATCTTTTCTTACATATGGCACCTTATCTAAAATTTTATCTGCCCACACATCAGGAGCATTGTTGATAGAAAGAAAGTCTATATCTTTTGTTATAGATACTTCATTTGTAATACTATCAGAGGCTAAAATTTTGATTCCTGCCGCTTGTGCTTCAATTAAAGTTACTGGTAAACCCTCATAAAAAGATGGAAAAACAAAAACATCAAACATTTGGTACAATTGTGGGATATCCGTTCTAATACCTAAAAAAAGAAGTTTTTCTGCGATATCTAAATTTTCTGCGTCTTTTTGTATTTGTTTTCTCAGCTCACCATCACCGACGAGAATCAATATACTATTTGGTTTCTTTTTTACAAGACAAGCAAAAATTTGCAATAAAAATGAATGATTTTTTTGGCTATTAAATCTTCCAACATGACCAATGACTAGTTTATTTTCTAAATTAAATTCTTTTTTATAGGCTGCACTAACTAATTTATCAAATTTAAATATATTGGCGTTAATTGCATTATTCATTATAGTAAAATCAGTTTGATTCCCAAATAACCATTTGCCTGCTTTTTCACCACAAGAAAAATAGTGTGAAGCATATTTATGAATATTTTTTTTTAATTTAAGTTTAATAATTTTTTTAATTAGTTCTTTAGTGCTTTCTTTATTATTTAATAAGTCTTTAAGTTTTATTTCTTCAATGGCAATATGGGCATGTGCTATGCGGCATGGGATTTTAAACTCCTTAGCTATTTTTAAAGGAAAGCTACTAAAGGTATTAATATGTGAGTGTATGATTTCATATTCAGGACGTTCCTTAAAAAACGCTCTTAATGATTTGTAATATTTTTCCGGAAACAAGGGGTTA
This genomic window from Mariniflexile sp. TRM1-10 contains:
- a CDS encoding phenylacetate--CoA ligase family protein: MKNLKDIIYAKSPHFIQNGIVSIFNILAYKERYSGKYKEYKNRYFNNKDLTLGELITVQSQKYKELIHYTMENSKYYKKTLNTVEIPDSLDRIDELPIMDKETLRKNIDEVYTIKKEDGHTAKTGGTTGKSLEVIYTSSDVQERFAILDNFRSGFGYKLGKKTAWFSGKNLLNSKDIKKNRFWKTDYFYNVRYYSTFHIHSKYLDFYLKNLISYKPEYMVGFPSTMYEIAKYGINNQIIFPSNIIKAIFPTAETITPDIRNVIEGYFKTNIYNQYASSEGAPFILECVNKNLHLELQSGVFEVLNSENKPSRKGRLVVTSFNTHGTPLIRYDIGDQIELQDGCCSCGNNNPLVKEISGRVSDYIFSEEIGKINLGNISNCLKGVQGIVKFQIQQDSIKQLLVLIEKDDNVFSIKDEQTFLKNLRDRVGEKIGVEINYVNQIPVEKSGKFRLVKNNLKK
- a CDS encoding right-handed parallel beta-helix repeat-containing protein; this encodes MKMIIKPMLFVFTLTLFLTSCNNEELFVEDLTEVVTPNDPDGTTPEEDVDTTNPDASLPCDFDLNNLQPNQTVIINCTMDLGGATINVPSSVTIVYEGGDIINGTLNFLDNATISGELLNSTLTMGGAKPQLKDPAFEFNPKRWGIVEGETTSAIALKNRDILESMMVRVKDMGVTTFKIDKMDAYFEVSKVTSTTTNQNFYPSIEAINIPSDFNLFLTDNTHLRTYPNNASDGRLIAFRDVSNSSIKGGNLHGDRDEHDYSNHSKGEGGNHIMEVHGSNNILIDNVNMQMGSKGGLFINSINFTFQPDYIPSHHVTIKNCVFKDNRRMSVALTDGNNILFENNQFIDTALDRPNSDGGVVGFAVNIEAVRTRDEITGALILYERVYDVVFRGNSETGSRVGGLNIYTGENVIVENNEFENKVNWSYASSARIRNNTFKASTKSKVFPAINAGGSGDTVFDNQISGNNISGYDIGISAYHKNVKIFENNIENCLTGIQLKSISDSEIYNNNIFSNVPSSRGIMIHYTNANNINIYKNKISTITDNLFIDTLNQEVGQENYTVSLFENECISNASVTLSQAKGVVFENNTSNGKLQLTNTKEIKIVNNIIKSLNTHGILLMGENFNVHIEANSIFYPENTRFQCIYIASTNIINEIFQDSNSCN
- a CDS encoding glycosyltransferase family 1 protein; translated protein: MAAIRVLQVFTIMNRGGAESMIMNYYRQIDKSKVQFDFLVHRKEKADFDEEIERLGGKIYRFDAINPLFPEKYYKSLRAFFKERPEYEIIHSHINTFSSFPLKIAKEFKIPCRIAHAHIAIEEIKLKDLLNNKESTKELIKKIIKLKLKKNIHKYASHYFSCGEKAGKWLFGNQTDFTIMNNAINANIFKFDKLVSAAYKKEFNLENKLVIGHVGRFNSQKNHSFLLQIFACLVKKKPNSILILVGDGELRKQIQKDAENLDIAEKLLFLGIRTDIPQLYQMFDVFVFPSFYEGLPVTLIEAQAAGIKILASDSITNEVSITKDIDFLSINNAPDVWADKILDKVPYVRKDNFDLIEKNGYDIHMNTNLLEDFYLKTDK